A stretch of the Medicago truncatula cultivar Jemalong A17 chromosome 5, MtrunA17r5.0-ANR, whole genome shotgun sequence genome encodes the following:
- the LOC11433947 gene encoding protein ALTERED PHOSPHATE STARVATION RESPONSE 1 isoform X2, producing the protein MGCTSSKLDDLPAVALCRERCSFLDEAIHQRYSLSASHLSYINSLTSIGHSLHHFIQHDSTISSSSSSPPPPSPPPKTHHLSSTTKHSSPSPPHSDHDSGHLDFHSDSDDDDEHQFHDDDDHDFDSSPPHKQHQYYNNQFHINYAKNKPPPPSSIVYEHRPITNQTVYVGESSSSSSSYYNPYQQPYPYPPYNNNNNYYGYSNPPPSSSFYGSSPPPIPPSSKPPPAPPSPPKTSTWDFLNFFENHDKYYPQTTQYTPTATPSRDSNVVREEEGIPDLEDEDEVVKQVHGDQKLVPPPNSNHSNDHHDHGHLEDEEDESEVEYEVHVVEKKVVNDDDKPKSKSKPNSAFRPGNRNPLEVAREIQILFQRASDSGSHIADILEVGKLRYHHKATSKMLHLVAPSLSVVSSASRNAQSGDANSVDLDVELTTRSRNLSSTLHKLYLWEKKLYQEVKSEEKMRVIHDRKCRKLKRLEERGADFDKVGLTRTVIGDLSTKISMAINVVDKISMTINKIRDEELWPQLKGLIQGFSRMWKSMLECHRSQCEAIREARILGSVASRKKSGDSHLLATKQLEQELINWTFQFAGWVSAQKGYVRALNNWLLKCLLYEPEETSDGIVPFSPSRIGAPQIFVICNQWSQALDRISEKEVVDTMHVFTMSVLHIWEQDKLELHQQLIQNKDLERKVRNIDRDDQKLQKQIQALERKIVMTSGDGKGLSVSENIIFQSDKSSNLQASLQRIFEAMERFTNESLRAYEELLLRSEEESTPRNHE; encoded by the exons ATGGGTTGTACCAGCTCAAAGCTGGATGATCTCCCGGCGGTAGCTTTATGCCGGGAACGCTGTTCTTTTCTAGATGAAGCTATTCATCAACGTTACTCTCTTTCTGCTTCTCATCTTTCTTATATCAATTCTCTCACTTCTATTGGTCATTCTTTACATCACTTCATTCAACACGATTCTACcatctcctcctcctcctcatctCCTCCTCCACCTTCACCTCCTCCTAAAACCCACCATCTCTCCTCCACCACCAAACACTCTTCCCCTTCTCCACCTCACTCCGATCATGATTCCGGTCATCTTGATTTCCACTCTGATTCCGACGATGATGATGAACATCAATTTCACGATGATGACGATCATGATTTCGATTCTTCACCTCCTCACAAACAACACCAATACTACAATAATCAATTTCACATCAATTACGCTAAGAACAAACCACCTCCACCTTCTTCAATTGTATACGAACATAGACCCATCACTAACCAAACTGTTTATGTCGGtgaatcttcttcttcctcctcatcTTATTACAACCCTTATCAACAACCATATCCATATCCACCatataacaacaataacaactatTACGGTTATTCAAATCCCccaccttcttcttccttctatgGATCTTCCCCACCTCCTATACCTCCTTCTTCAAAGCCACCTCCTGCTCCACCTTCTCCTCCAAAAACTTCTACTTGggattttctcaatttcttcgAAAACCATGACAAATACTATCCACAGACTACTCAATACACACCCACTGCTACACCTAGCCGAGATTCAAATGTTGTCAGGGAGGAAGAAGGGATTCCTGATTTGGAAGATGAGGATGAAGTTGTTAAACAGGTTCATGGAGATCAAAAGCTTGTTCCTCCACCTAATTCTAATCATTCCAATGATCATCATGATCATGGTCatcttgaagatgaagaagatgagtctgaagttgaatatgaggttcaTGTTGTAGAAAAGaaagttgttaatgatgatgataagCCCAAGTCCAAGTCCAAGCCCAATTCCGCTTTTCGGCCTGGTAACAGGAATCCTCTTGAGGTTGCCAGAGAAATTCAGATTCTTTTTCAGAGGGCTTCTGATTCCGGTTCACATATCGCGGATATCCTTGAAGTTGGAAAGCTCCGTTATCATCACAAAG CTACTTCCAAGATGTTGCATCTGGTTGCTCCTTCATTGTCCGTGGTGTCTTCTGCTTCAAGAAATGCACAATCTGGTGATGCTAACAGTGTGGATCTTGATGTTGAACTCACCACCAGGTCGCGCAATCTTAGCTCTACACTCCACAAGCTGTATCTATGGGAAAAGAAACTCTATCAGGAAGTTAAG TCAGAGGAAAAGATGCGGGTCATTCATGATAGGAAGTGTCGCAAACTAAAGCGTTTAGAAGAAAGAGGTGCTGATTTTGATAAAGTTGGTTTAACTCGAACTGTGATTGGAGATCTCTCTACGAAAATAAGTATGGCAATCAATGTTGTTGACAAGATTTCTATGACGATAAATAAGATAAGGGATGAAGAACTGTGGCCGCAGCTGAAAGGATTGATCCAGGG GTTTAGCAGAATGTGGAAATCCATGCTTGAGTGCCATCGTAGTCAGTGCGAAGCAATTAGAGAAGCCAGAATTCTGGGTTCAGTTGCATCCAGAAAGAAAAGTGGTGATAGTCATCTTCTAGCTACCAAGCAGCTTGAACAAGAGCTTATCAATTGGACTTTCCAATTCGCTGGCTGGGTAAGTGCCCAGAAAGGTTATGTCAGAGCATTGAATAATTGGCTGCTGAAATGTCTCCTATATGAACCTGAAGAAACATCTGATGGCATAGTCCCCTTTTCCCCTAGTAGGATTGGCGCCCCGCAAATATTTGTAATATGTAATCAGTGGTCTCAAGCTTTGGATAGAATATCTGAAAAGGAAGTTGTTGATACCATGCATGTATTCACTATGAGTGTCCTTCATATATGGGAACAAGATAAGCTAGAATTGCATCAGCAACTGATACAAAACAAGGATCTTGAGAGAAAAGTGAGAAATATAGACAGAGATGACCAGAAGCTGCAGAAGCAAATTCAGGCGTTAGAGCGGAAGATAGTCATGACATCTGGGGATGGTAAAGGTCTCTCAGTTTCTGAGAATATCATATTTCAGAGTGACAAAAGCAGTAACCTACAGGCTAGTTTGCAGCGTATTTTTGAGGCAATGGAGAGATTTACTAATGAATCTTTGAGAGCTTACGAGGAGCTGCTACTACGGAGTGAAGAAGAAAGCACCCCTCGAAATCATGAATGA
- the LOC11433947 gene encoding protein ALTERED PHOSPHATE STARVATION RESPONSE 1 isoform X1 yields MGCTSSKLDDLPAVALCRERCSFLDEAIHQRYSLSASHLSYINSLTSIGHSLHHFIQHDSTISSSSSSPPPPSPPPKTHHLSSTTKHSSPSPPHSDHDSGHLDFHSDSDDDDEHQFHDDDDHDFDSSPPHKQHQYYNNQFHINYAKNKPPPPSSIVYEHRPITNQTVYVGESSSSSSSYYNPYQQPYPYPPYNNNNNYYGYSNPPPSSSFYGSSPPPIPPSSKPPPAPPSPPKTSTWDFLNFFENHDKYYPQTTQYTPTATPSRDSNVVREEEGIPDLEDEDEVVKQVHGDQKLVPPPNSNHSNDHHDHGHLEDEEDESEVEYEVHVVEKKVVNDDDKPKSKSKPNSAFRPGNRNPLEVAREIQILFQRASDSGSHIADILEVGKLRYHHKAAATSKMLHLVAPSLSVVSSASRNAQSGDANSVDLDVELTTRSRNLSSTLHKLYLWEKKLYQEVKSEEKMRVIHDRKCRKLKRLEERGADFDKVGLTRTVIGDLSTKISMAINVVDKISMTINKIRDEELWPQLKGLIQGFSRMWKSMLECHRSQCEAIREARILGSVASRKKSGDSHLLATKQLEQELINWTFQFAGWVSAQKGYVRALNNWLLKCLLYEPEETSDGIVPFSPSRIGAPQIFVICNQWSQALDRISEKEVVDTMHVFTMSVLHIWEQDKLELHQQLIQNKDLERKVRNIDRDDQKLQKQIQALERKIVMTSGDGKGLSVSENIIFQSDKSSNLQASLQRIFEAMERFTNESLRAYEELLLRSEEESTPRNHE; encoded by the exons ATGGGTTGTACCAGCTCAAAGCTGGATGATCTCCCGGCGGTAGCTTTATGCCGGGAACGCTGTTCTTTTCTAGATGAAGCTATTCATCAACGTTACTCTCTTTCTGCTTCTCATCTTTCTTATATCAATTCTCTCACTTCTATTGGTCATTCTTTACATCACTTCATTCAACACGATTCTACcatctcctcctcctcctcatctCCTCCTCCACCTTCACCTCCTCCTAAAACCCACCATCTCTCCTCCACCACCAAACACTCTTCCCCTTCTCCACCTCACTCCGATCATGATTCCGGTCATCTTGATTTCCACTCTGATTCCGACGATGATGATGAACATCAATTTCACGATGATGACGATCATGATTTCGATTCTTCACCTCCTCACAAACAACACCAATACTACAATAATCAATTTCACATCAATTACGCTAAGAACAAACCACCTCCACCTTCTTCAATTGTATACGAACATAGACCCATCACTAACCAAACTGTTTATGTCGGtgaatcttcttcttcctcctcatcTTATTACAACCCTTATCAACAACCATATCCATATCCACCatataacaacaataacaactatTACGGTTATTCAAATCCCccaccttcttcttccttctatgGATCTTCCCCACCTCCTATACCTCCTTCTTCAAAGCCACCTCCTGCTCCACCTTCTCCTCCAAAAACTTCTACTTGggattttctcaatttcttcgAAAACCATGACAAATACTATCCACAGACTACTCAATACACACCCACTGCTACACCTAGCCGAGATTCAAATGTTGTCAGGGAGGAAGAAGGGATTCCTGATTTGGAAGATGAGGATGAAGTTGTTAAACAGGTTCATGGAGATCAAAAGCTTGTTCCTCCACCTAATTCTAATCATTCCAATGATCATCATGATCATGGTCatcttgaagatgaagaagatgagtctgaagttgaatatgaggttcaTGTTGTAGAAAAGaaagttgttaatgatgatgataagCCCAAGTCCAAGTCCAAGCCCAATTCCGCTTTTCGGCCTGGTAACAGGAATCCTCTTGAGGTTGCCAGAGAAATTCAGATTCTTTTTCAGAGGGCTTCTGATTCCGGTTCACATATCGCGGATATCCTTGAAGTTGGAAAGCTCCGTTATCATCACAAAG CAGCAGCTACTTCCAAGATGTTGCATCTGGTTGCTCCTTCATTGTCCGTGGTGTCTTCTGCTTCAAGAAATGCACAATCTGGTGATGCTAACAGTGTGGATCTTGATGTTGAACTCACCACCAGGTCGCGCAATCTTAGCTCTACACTCCACAAGCTGTATCTATGGGAAAAGAAACTCTATCAGGAAGTTAAG TCAGAGGAAAAGATGCGGGTCATTCATGATAGGAAGTGTCGCAAACTAAAGCGTTTAGAAGAAAGAGGTGCTGATTTTGATAAAGTTGGTTTAACTCGAACTGTGATTGGAGATCTCTCTACGAAAATAAGTATGGCAATCAATGTTGTTGACAAGATTTCTATGACGATAAATAAGATAAGGGATGAAGAACTGTGGCCGCAGCTGAAAGGATTGATCCAGGG GTTTAGCAGAATGTGGAAATCCATGCTTGAGTGCCATCGTAGTCAGTGCGAAGCAATTAGAGAAGCCAGAATTCTGGGTTCAGTTGCATCCAGAAAGAAAAGTGGTGATAGTCATCTTCTAGCTACCAAGCAGCTTGAACAAGAGCTTATCAATTGGACTTTCCAATTCGCTGGCTGGGTAAGTGCCCAGAAAGGTTATGTCAGAGCATTGAATAATTGGCTGCTGAAATGTCTCCTATATGAACCTGAAGAAACATCTGATGGCATAGTCCCCTTTTCCCCTAGTAGGATTGGCGCCCCGCAAATATTTGTAATATGTAATCAGTGGTCTCAAGCTTTGGATAGAATATCTGAAAAGGAAGTTGTTGATACCATGCATGTATTCACTATGAGTGTCCTTCATATATGGGAACAAGATAAGCTAGAATTGCATCAGCAACTGATACAAAACAAGGATCTTGAGAGAAAAGTGAGAAATATAGACAGAGATGACCAGAAGCTGCAGAAGCAAATTCAGGCGTTAGAGCGGAAGATAGTCATGACATCTGGGGATGGTAAAGGTCTCTCAGTTTCTGAGAATATCATATTTCAGAGTGACAAAAGCAGTAACCTACAGGCTAGTTTGCAGCGTATTTTTGAGGCAATGGAGAGATTTACTAATGAATCTTTGAGAGCTTACGAGGAGCTGCTACTACGGAGTGAAGAAGAAAGCACCCCTCGAAATCATGAATGA